A single region of the Desulfovibrio sp. ZJ209 genome encodes:
- the rfaE2 gene encoding D-glycero-beta-D-manno-heptose 1-phosphate adenylyltransferase, protein MDFSGTAILVAGDVMLDRYLAGDVARISPEAPVPVVRLEKRWSVPGGAGNVARNLSRLGVAARLVGLVGDDAEGRTLRAAVAAEGIEDALALSHDRATTSKTRILGHGQQLLRLDEERVTPLTPAELEPLRAAVARLLPGCGAVIISDYGKGVFLRREDGASLCADIMAQAKAAGVPVLVDPKGKDWSRYAGAACVTPNTAEFLEACGLTPAARPGGAERRELAEGLCGKYGFARLLLTRGPRGMILYTPGEEPVRIRAAVREVADVSGAGDTVIAALAACVAGGLGWAESAAVANAAAGVAVGKAGTAPVALAELNEALREGMDNPKLFALPALRHKLEEWRRRGERIVFTNGCFDLLHPGHISLLRQAAALGDRLVVGLNADASVRRLKGPERPIQNETSRALLLAALQAVDAVVLFGEDTPERLIHEVAPDVLVKGSDYRVENVVGADFVLGRGGEVHLVDLVDGCSTTGLVRKMRPAQGGDAGGGAHA, encoded by the coding sequence ATGGACTTTTCGGGCACGGCCATCCTGGTGGCGGGCGATGTCATGCTCGACCGCTATCTCGCCGGCGACGTGGCGCGCATCTCGCCCGAGGCGCCCGTGCCCGTGGTGCGCCTCGAAAAGCGCTGGAGCGTGCCGGGTGGCGCGGGCAACGTGGCCCGCAACCTTTCGCGGCTCGGCGTGGCCGCGCGGCTGGTGGGCCTTGTGGGGGACGATGCCGAGGGCCGCACCCTGCGCGCGGCCGTGGCGGCCGAAGGCATCGAGGACGCCCTGGCCCTCTCGCATGACCGCGCCACCACCAGCAAGACGCGCATCCTCGGGCATGGCCAGCAGCTCCTGCGCCTTGACGAAGAGCGCGTGACGCCCCTCACCCCCGCCGAGCTCGAGCCCCTGCGCGCGGCCGTGGCGCGGCTCTTGCCGGGCTGCGGCGCTGTCATCATTTCGGATTACGGCAAGGGCGTCTTCCTGCGCCGCGAGGATGGCGCAAGCCTCTGCGCGGACATCATGGCGCAGGCCAAGGCAGCGGGCGTCCCCGTGCTTGTGGACCCCAAGGGGAAGGACTGGTCGCGCTATGCGGGCGCGGCCTGCGTGACGCCCAACACGGCGGAATTCCTCGAGGCCTGCGGGCTCACCCCCGCCGCGCGGCCGGGTGGCGCCGAGCGCCGCGAGCTGGCCGAGGGGCTGTGCGGGAAGTACGGCTTTGCGCGGCTTTTGCTCACGCGCGGCCCCCGGGGCATGATCCTCTACACCCCCGGCGAGGAGCCTGTGCGCATCCGCGCGGCCGTGCGTGAAGTGGCGGACGTTTCCGGCGCGGGCGATACGGTGATCGCGGCCCTTGCGGCCTGCGTGGCCGGGGGCCTCGGCTGGGCCGAGAGCGCCGCGGTGGCCAATGCCGCCGCCGGGGTGGCCGTGGGCAAGGCCGGCACCGCGCCGGTTGCCCTGGCCGAGCTCAACGAGGCCCTGCGGGAGGGCATGGACAATCCCAAGCTCTTCGCGCTTCCGGCGCTCAGGCACAAGCTGGAGGAATGGCGGCGCCGCGGCGAGCGCATCGTCTTCACCAACGGCTGCTTCGACCTGCTCCACCCCGGGCACATCTCCCTTTTGCGCCAGGCCGCGGCCCTGGGCGACCGGCTGGTGGTGGGCCTCAATGCGGACGCCTCGGTGCGCCGGCTCAAGGGGCCCGAGCGCCCCATCCAGAACGAGACGAGCCGGGCCTTGCTGCTCGCGGCGTTGCAGGCCGTGGACGCGGTGGTGCTCTTCGGCGAGGACACGCCGGAGCGCCTCATCCATGAGGTAGCCCCGGACGTGCTCGTCAAGGGCAGCGACTACCGGGTGGAAAATGTGGTCGGCGCCGACTTCGTGCTCGGCCGCGGTGGCGAGGTGCATCTCGTGGACCTTGTGGACGGCTGCAGCACCACGGGCCTCGTGCGCAAGATGCGGCCCGCGCAGGGCGGCGACGCGGGGGGCGGCGCCCATGCCTGA
- a CDS encoding glucokinase, translating into MPEAGVRHLIAADIGGTNCRLARFALGPDGRLAREHSAWLESPDLCTTEHLLAALERELELHPARADATVLAIAGPVHDGLTGGLTNGSLRVDLRPLAARGQGVYRVINDFVAQACACLTELGDEARLLWPVPPAPGPLRAPRAVIGAGTGLGVACLYPLDMAVAGAGGWLVAPSEGGHMAFPFAGAEENAFHEFLCTALGLAVAEGDDVLSGRGLALLHEFLTGERLTPGEVGRKALSAPSPTLSWYARFYGRACRNLMLSCLSTGGLWIAGGIAARNPLCVGSPEFFAELFAEPSFAHWLREIPVRLMEDDESGLWGAAQYGRMLLEQPSSTSATPARHS; encoded by the coding sequence ATGCCTGAGGCCGGCGTGCGCCATCTCATCGCCGCCGACATCGGGGGCACCAATTGCCGGCTGGCGCGCTTCGCGCTCGGCCCGGACGGCCGGCTCGCGCGCGAGCATTCGGCCTGGCTGGAGAGCCCGGATCTCTGCACCACCGAGCACCTGCTCGCCGCGCTGGAGCGCGAGCTTGAGCTGCATCCGGCCCGGGCGGACGCCACGGTGCTCGCCATCGCGGGGCCCGTGCATGACGGCCTCACCGGCGGCCTCACCAACGGCAGCCTCAGGGTGGACTTGCGCCCGCTGGCCGCGCGGGGGCAAGGCGTCTACCGCGTCATCAATGACTTTGTGGCCCAGGCTTGCGCCTGCCTCACGGAACTCGGCGACGAGGCGCGCCTGCTCTGGCCCGTGCCGCCTGCCCCTGGCCCCTTGCGCGCGCCGCGCGCGGTCATCGGCGCCGGCACCGGCCTCGGCGTGGCCTGCCTCTACCCGCTGGACATGGCAGTCGCCGGCGCCGGGGGCTGGCTCGTGGCGCCCTCGGAGGGCGGCCACATGGCCTTCCCTTTCGCGGGCGCGGAGGAGAACGCCTTTCATGAATTTTTGTGCACGGCGCTCGGTCTCGCCGTGGCGGAAGGGGACGACGTGCTCTCCGGCCGCGGCCTCGCGCTCCTGCACGAATTCCTCACCGGCGAGCGGCTCACGCCCGGCGAAGTGGGCCGCAAGGCCCTCTCGGCGCCCTCGCCGACCTTGAGCTGGTACGCCCGCTTCTACGGGCGCGCCTGCAGAAACCTCATGCTTTCCTGCCTCTCCACGGGCGGCCTGTGGATCGCCGGGGGCATCGCCGCCCGCAATCCCCTCTGCGTGGGCAGCCCGGAGTTTTTCGCCGAGCTCTTCGCCGAGCCCTCCTTCGCGCACTGGCTCCGGGAAATCCCGGTGCGCCTCATGGAAGACGACGAGAGCGGCCTCTGGGGCGCGGCCCAATATGGCCGCATGCTGCTCGAGCAGCCCTCCTCTACTTCCGCCACGCCCGCACGACACAGCTGA
- a CDS encoding metal ABC transporter permease — MTSLLAAACDALSVLPFECLEPRFMRRALLALLLLTPMTSMLGVQVTLFRMAFFSDAVGHSAFAGVALGLILGAPPETAMLVFGVLVGIAVMAVQRSSGLSADTAIGIIFSAVVAFGLAVVSRASGLGRQMGQFLYGDILTVGDGEMAALAVLFGLLLLFELMGWNRLLAMALSPVTARVEGIHTAFWNYLFAAVLALVVMFSVRAVGVLLMTALLVVPAATARNLARSAGGMFWWSVVVGVSSGAAGLLLSAQEWLATASGATVVLVACAWFAVSCVVRAWRK, encoded by the coding sequence ATGACATCCTTGCTGGCCGCCGCGTGCGACGCCCTCTCCGTGCTGCCCTTTGAATGCCTCGAGCCGCGCTTCATGCGCCGCGCGCTGCTCGCGCTGCTGTTGCTCACGCCCATGACCTCCATGCTCGGCGTGCAGGTGACGCTCTTCCGCATGGCCTTTTTTTCGGACGCCGTGGGCCATTCGGCCTTCGCCGGTGTGGCGCTCGGGCTCATCCTCGGCGCGCCGCCGGAGACGGCCATGCTTGTCTTCGGGGTGCTCGTGGGCATCGCGGTCATGGCCGTGCAGCGCTCAAGCGGGCTCTCGGCGGATACGGCCATCGGCATCATCTTTTCGGCCGTGGTGGCCTTCGGCCTCGCCGTGGTGAGCCGGGCCAGCGGCCTCGGCCGCCAGATGGGGCAATTCCTCTACGGCGACATCCTCACCGTGGGCGACGGCGAAATGGCGGCGCTGGCCGTGCTGTTCGGCCTCCTGCTGCTCTTCGAGCTTATGGGCTGGAACCGCCTGCTCGCCATGGCCCTGAGCCCGGTGACCGCACGGGTCGAGGGCATCCATACGGCCTTCTGGAACTATCTCTTCGCCGCCGTGCTGGCGCTTGTCGTCATGTTTTCGGTGCGGGCCGTGGGCGTGCTGCTCATGACGGCCCTGCTCGTGGTGCCGGCGGCCACGGCGCGCAACCTCGCCAGGAGCGCGGGGGGCATGTTCTGGTGGTCGGTGGTCGTGGGCGTGAGCTCGGGCGCGGCGGGCCTGCTCCTGTCCGCGCAGGAGTGGCTCGCCACGGCGAGCGGCGCCACGGTGGTGCTCGTGGCCTGCGCCTGGTTCGCCGTCAGCTGTGTCGTGCGGGCGTGGCGGAAGTAG
- a CDS encoding metal ABC transporter ATP-binding protein — protein sequence MFPEPRKETVCLTAPAVRFEHVGVVAGGRTILADVDAVAPAGGATVLMGPNGAGKTTLLHCLLGERAYSGRIVLEGGQRVAHVPQQLVVERGLPLTVREFLALGAQRRPLWLGVSAGARLRGRALLETVDAADLEGQRLGDLSGGELRRVLLAAALGHDPDLLVLDEAEAGVDVHGERLFWEVLDAARRERGFTLIMVSHNLPLAAHYATHVICLDGRMLAQGPPRETLTARLLLSLFGVPIHLYPDQCDLDAPGCPQCGALSAPGHRGRLPVGLGDGSAP from the coding sequence ATGTTCCCTGAGCCCCGGAAAGAGACGGTCTGCCTCACGGCGCCGGCGGTGCGCTTCGAGCATGTGGGCGTCGTGGCCGGCGGCCGCACCATCCTTGCAGATGTGGACGCCGTGGCCCCGGCGGGCGGCGCCACCGTGCTCATGGGCCCCAACGGCGCGGGCAAGACCACCCTGCTCCACTGCCTGCTGGGCGAGCGGGCCTACAGCGGCCGCATCGTCCTCGAGGGCGGGCAGCGCGTGGCCCATGTGCCGCAGCAACTGGTGGTGGAACGCGGGCTGCCGCTCACCGTGCGCGAATTTCTCGCGCTCGGAGCCCAGCGGCGCCCGCTCTGGCTCGGGGTATCGGCCGGCGCGCGCCTGCGCGGGCGCGCCCTGCTCGAAACCGTGGACGCGGCGGACCTTGAGGGGCAGCGCCTGGGCGATCTCTCGGGCGGCGAATTGCGTCGCGTGCTCCTCGCCGCGGCCCTCGGGCACGACCCTGACCTGCTCGTGCTCGACGAGGCCGAGGCCGGCGTGGACGTGCACGGCGAGCGCCTGTTCTGGGAAGTGCTGGACGCGGCCCGGCGCGAGCGCGGCTTCACGCTCATCATGGTGAGCCACAACCTGCCCTTGGCGGCCCACTACGCCACCCACGTCATCTGCCTTGACGGGCGGATGCTGGCCCAGGGCCCCCCGCGCGAAACCCTCACCGCCCGGCTCCTGCTCTCGCTTTTCGGGGTGCCCATCCACCTCTATCCCGACCAGTGCGACCTCGATGCCCCCGGCTGCCCGCAATGCGGCGCCCTTTCGGCGCCTGGCCACCGGGGGCGGCTGCCCGTGGGCCTTGGCGACGGGAGCGCCCCATGA